From a region of the Burkholderia lata genome:
- a CDS encoding Ldh family oxidoreductase: protein MTASTAEVVLSLDEVHALALRVLTHNGMSDAHARAIANVITQGQRDECHSHGVYRLLVCVRSLKKGKVDPQAVPTLRRLSSSIVSVDAHRGFSLLSFETGLPVLVEMAKQHGIAAMTINHCYHFSALWPEVEAIAAEGLVGIAMNPSHSWVAPEGGREPVFGTNPIAFAWPRPGGVPFVFDFATSAIARGDIELHAKQGKAIPPEWAIDADGRPTTDPKAALQGAMRTFGGHKGSALAAMVELLGGALIGDMTSRESMDFDEGVGATPCHGELVIALDPKVFLGDDLDTGLARGERMFDSIVAQGARLPSQRRFDARARSIAHGVRIPKALYDEILTLLD from the coding sequence ATGACCGCATCCACCGCCGAAGTCGTCCTGTCGCTCGATGAAGTCCACGCGCTCGCGCTGCGCGTGCTGACGCACAACGGCATGTCCGACGCGCATGCGCGGGCGATCGCCAACGTGATCACGCAGGGTCAGCGCGACGAATGCCATTCGCATGGCGTGTACCGGCTACTCGTCTGCGTGCGGTCGCTGAAGAAGGGCAAGGTCGATCCGCAGGCCGTGCCGACGCTGCGCCGGCTGTCGTCGTCGATCGTCTCGGTCGACGCGCATCGCGGCTTTTCGCTGCTGAGCTTCGAAACCGGCCTGCCCGTGCTCGTCGAAATGGCGAAGCAGCACGGCATCGCCGCGATGACGATCAACCACTGCTACCACTTCTCCGCGCTGTGGCCCGAGGTCGAGGCCATCGCGGCCGAGGGGCTGGTCGGCATCGCGATGAATCCGAGCCATAGCTGGGTCGCGCCGGAAGGCGGCCGTGAGCCCGTGTTCGGCACGAACCCGATCGCGTTCGCGTGGCCGCGCCCGGGCGGCGTGCCGTTCGTGTTCGATTTCGCGACGAGCGCGATCGCGCGCGGCGACATCGAGCTGCATGCGAAGCAAGGCAAGGCGATCCCGCCGGAATGGGCAATCGACGCCGACGGCCGGCCGACCACCGATCCGAAAGCCGCGTTGCAGGGCGCGATGCGCACGTTCGGCGGCCACAAGGGTTCGGCGCTCGCGGCGATGGTCGAACTGCTCGGCGGTGCGCTGATCGGCGACATGACGAGCCGCGAATCGATGGACTTCGACGAAGGCGTCGGCGCGACGCCGTGCCACGGCGAGCTCGTGATCGCGCTCGACCCGAAGGTGTTCCTCGGCGACGATCTCGACACGGGGCTCGCGCGCGGCGAACGGATGTTCGACTCGATCGTCGCGCAGGGTGCGCGGCTGCCGTCGCAACGCCGCTTCGACGCCCGCGCGCGCAGCATCGCGCACGGCGTGCGGATTCCGAAGGCGCTCTACGACGAGATCCTGACGCTGCTCGACTGA
- the ilvD gene encoding dihydroxy-acid dehydratase, with the protein MPTYRSKTSTAGRNMAGARSLWRATGMKDDDFSKPIIAVVNSFTQFVPGHVHLKDLGQLVAREIEAAGGVAKEFNTIAVDDGIAMGHDGMLYSLPSRDIIADSVEYMVNAHCADAMVCISNCDKITPGMLMAAMRLNIPVIFVSGGPMEAGKTRLANPVTKAIEVKKLDLVDAMVIAVDPSYSDAEVAEVERSACPTCGSCSGMFTANSMNCLTEALGLSLPGNGTVVATHADREQLFKRAGRRIVELTRQHYEQDDERVLPRSVGFKAFENAMTLDIAMGGSTNTILHLLAIAQEAGIDFTMKDIDRLSRVVPQLCKVAPNTNKYHIEDVHRAGGIMAILGELDRAGKLHTDVPTVHTPSLKDALDQWDIVRTQDDAVRTFYQAGPAGVPTQVAFSQNTRWPSLDLDRAEGCIRSYEHAFSKEGGLAVLTGNIALDGCVVKTAGVDESILVFEGTAHVTESQDEAVENILNDKVKAGDVVIVRYEGPKGGPGMQEMLYPTSYIKSKGLGKACALLTDGRFSGGTSGLSIGHCSPEAAAGGAIGLVRDGDKIRIDIPNRTINVLVSDEELARRREEQNAKGWKPAQPRPRKVSAALKAYAKLVMSADKGAVRDLSLLDD; encoded by the coding sequence ATGCCCACTTACCGTTCCAAAACCTCCACCGCAGGCCGCAACATGGCAGGTGCGCGCTCGCTCTGGCGCGCCACCGGCATGAAAGACGACGATTTCTCGAAGCCGATCATCGCGGTCGTCAACTCGTTCACCCAGTTCGTGCCGGGGCACGTGCACCTGAAGGATCTCGGCCAGCTCGTCGCGCGCGAGATCGAGGCTGCCGGCGGCGTCGCGAAGGAATTCAACACGATCGCGGTCGACGACGGCATCGCGATGGGCCACGACGGCATGCTGTATTCGCTGCCGAGCCGCGACATCATCGCCGACTCGGTCGAATACATGGTGAACGCGCACTGCGCGGATGCGATGGTGTGCATCTCGAACTGCGACAAGATCACGCCGGGGATGCTGATGGCCGCGATGCGCCTGAACATCCCGGTGATCTTCGTGTCGGGCGGCCCGATGGAAGCGGGCAAGACGCGCCTCGCGAACCCGGTCACCAAGGCCATCGAAGTGAAGAAGCTCGACCTCGTCGACGCGATGGTGATTGCGGTCGACCCGTCGTATTCCGACGCTGAAGTCGCCGAAGTCGAACGCTCGGCCTGCCCGACTTGCGGCTCGTGCTCGGGCATGTTCACCGCGAACTCGATGAACTGCCTGACCGAAGCGCTCGGCCTGTCGCTGCCCGGCAACGGCACGGTGGTGGCCACGCACGCCGACCGCGAGCAACTGTTCAAGCGCGCCGGCCGTCGCATCGTCGAACTCACCCGCCAGCACTACGAGCAGGACGACGAACGCGTGTTGCCGCGCTCGGTGGGCTTCAAGGCGTTCGAGAACGCGATGACGCTCGACATCGCGATGGGCGGCTCGACCAACACGATCCTGCACCTGCTGGCGATCGCGCAGGAAGCCGGCATCGACTTCACGATGAAGGACATCGACCGCCTGTCGCGCGTCGTGCCGCAGCTGTGCAAGGTCGCACCGAACACGAACAAGTACCACATCGAGGACGTGCACCGCGCAGGCGGCATCATGGCGATCCTCGGCGAGCTCGACCGCGCCGGCAAGCTGCACACCGACGTGCCGACCGTACACACGCCGTCGCTGAAGGATGCGCTCGACCAGTGGGACATCGTCCGCACGCAGGACGATGCGGTCCGCACGTTCTACCAGGCCGGCCCGGCCGGCGTCCCGACGCAGGTCGCGTTCAGCCAGAACACGCGCTGGCCGAGCCTCGACCTCGATCGCGCCGAAGGCTGCATCCGCTCGTACGAGCATGCGTTCTCGAAGGAAGGCGGCCTCGCCGTGCTGACGGGCAACATCGCGCTCGACGGCTGCGTGGTGAAGACGGCCGGCGTCGACGAGAGCATTCTCGTGTTCGAAGGCACGGCGCACGTGACCGAATCGCAGGACGAAGCAGTCGAAAACATCCTGAACGACAAGGTCAAGGCGGGCGACGTGGTGATCGTGCGCTACGAAGGCCCGAAGGGTGGCCCCGGCATGCAGGAAATGCTCTACCCGACCAGCTACATCAAGTCGAAGGGCCTCGGCAAGGCATGCGCGCTGCTGACGGACGGCCGTTTCTCGGGCGGCACGTCGGGCCTGTCGATCGGCCATTGCTCGCCGGAAGCGGCAGCGGGCGGCGCGATCGGCCTCGTGCGCGACGGCGACAAGATCCGCATCGACATCCCGAACCGCACGATCAACGTGCTGGTGTCGGACGAGGAACTGGCGCGCCGCCGCGAAGAGCAGAACGCGAAGGGCTGGAAGCCGGCGCAACCGCGTCCGCGCAAGGTGTCCGCTGCGCTGAAGGCCTACGCGAAGCTGGTCATGTCCGCCGACAAGGGGGCCGTGCGCGACCTGTCGCTGCTCGACGACTGA
- a CDS encoding SH3 domain-containing protein produces MRNTIVRSLCVVLLGLAAAPGIAQAQSTGYTNSPAELFAGPAPDYPVVAQIPPGTALDVFGCLSDYTWCDVALPGVRGWIDAQLIDYPYQGGYAPLLDYGAIIGVPITGFAIGAYWDRYYRNRPWFHDRDRWEHRAEPRLGPGGRPPGQGRPQPGGAVQVTPGGPPPVHDTRPSAARGGWNGAIRTPPPAAPAPMPGAGNARPAGPPPAVMRPPPAAVSRPPPAPGGEVRTMPAPVHPGGGGYGGARPQGGGNGGGSHGGGGGGGGGGGPEEFRH; encoded by the coding sequence ATGAGGAACACGATTGTCCGAAGTCTGTGCGTCGTCCTGCTCGGCCTGGCGGCCGCGCCAGGCATTGCGCAGGCACAGAGCACCGGCTACACGAATTCGCCGGCCGAACTGTTCGCCGGGCCGGCGCCCGACTATCCGGTGGTCGCGCAGATTCCGCCGGGCACCGCGCTGGACGTGTTCGGCTGCCTGAGCGACTACACGTGGTGCGACGTCGCGCTGCCGGGCGTGCGCGGCTGGATCGACGCGCAACTGATCGACTATCCGTACCAGGGCGGTTACGCGCCGCTGCTCGACTATGGCGCGATCATCGGCGTGCCGATCACCGGGTTCGCGATCGGTGCGTACTGGGATCGCTACTACCGTAACCGGCCGTGGTTCCATGACCGCGATCGGTGGGAGCACCGCGCGGAACCGCGGCTCGGCCCGGGCGGGAGACCGCCGGGACAGGGGCGCCCGCAACCGGGCGGGGCCGTACAGGTCACGCCGGGCGGTCCGCCGCCCGTGCATGACACGCGGCCGTCGGCTGCGCGTGGCGGCTGGAACGGCGCGATCCGCACGCCGCCGCCGGCCGCGCCTGCGCCGATGCCGGGTGCGGGCAATGCGCGTCCGGCCGGGCCGCCACCGGCCGTCATGCGCCCGCCGCCGGCCGCCGTTTCGCGTCCGCCGCCCGCACCGGGTGGCGAGGTCCGCACGATGCCCGCGCCGGTGCACCCGGGCGGCGGTGGTTACGGCGGCGCGCGGCCGCAAGGCGGCGGGAATGGCGGCGGAAGCCACGGCGGTGGCGGTGGCGGAGGAGGCGGCGGCGGTCCGGAAGAATTCCGTCACTGA
- a CDS encoding sigma-70 family RNA polymerase sigma factor, which yields MTTPRPTPRADTPLDPIIQLLALAGEQGYLTHADLVDALPPESDSPDALDVVRAALADIGIAVLDEPAAPAPFAGSAPVDVDRDALDEGRAMLGDLARGTGASTDPLALYMRRMQAVPLLTREGEIVLAREIETGRHQILHALAGYPAAVDALLARHRAPVATAAAGSHDDDAADTPAPASYDALQAAVAALRGALHTHGFRSAEYRDARNHIATLLGSIAWVAPAVDDASGIVRALASTPHGTATGEAASFDTVARRALAAALTDGQQKVRDATRAMLEANLRLVLSIARKYMNRGVDLPDLVQDGSLGLMRAIEKFEYRRGFKFSTYATWWIRQAITRAVADRARTIRVPVHVGDQYQRVQRHALRFRQRTGRRATPAELAAETGLDEDKLRAVLALPAEPVSLDAPLPDADTGLVELIEDQASASPFEQLADTRMRECVRSLLRSVTPAEADVLRRRFGLGGTEPDTYDAIAQDAGMSRERVRQIEKRALAALRTAAEAENAQSFLDA from the coding sequence ATGACTACGCCACGCCCCACTCCCCGGGCGGACACGCCGCTCGATCCGATCATCCAGTTGCTGGCGCTCGCCGGCGAACAGGGATATCTGACCCACGCCGACCTCGTCGACGCGCTGCCGCCCGAAAGCGACAGCCCCGACGCGCTCGACGTCGTGCGCGCCGCGCTCGCCGACATCGGCATCGCCGTGCTCGACGAGCCGGCCGCGCCTGCGCCGTTCGCCGGTTCGGCGCCTGTCGACGTCGATCGCGATGCGCTCGATGAAGGCCGCGCGATGCTCGGCGACCTCGCACGCGGCACGGGCGCGTCGACCGATCCGCTCGCGCTCTACATGCGGCGCATGCAGGCGGTGCCGCTGCTCACGCGCGAAGGCGAAATCGTGCTGGCGCGCGAGATCGAGACGGGCCGCCACCAGATCCTGCACGCGCTCGCCGGCTATCCGGCGGCGGTCGACGCGCTGCTTGCGCGTCATCGCGCACCGGTTGCGACCGCCGCCGCCGGATCGCACGATGACGACGCCGCCGACACGCCCGCGCCGGCCAGCTACGACGCGCTGCAGGCGGCCGTCGCGGCCTTGCGCGGCGCGTTGCATACACATGGCTTCCGTTCGGCCGAATACCGTGACGCGCGCAACCACATCGCCACCCTGCTCGGCTCGATCGCCTGGGTCGCGCCGGCCGTCGACGACGCGAGCGGCATCGTGCGCGCGCTCGCGTCTACGCCGCATGGCACGGCGACCGGCGAAGCCGCCAGCTTCGACACGGTCGCGCGGCGGGCACTCGCCGCGGCGCTCACCGACGGCCAGCAGAAGGTACGCGATGCCACGCGCGCGATGCTCGAGGCGAACCTGCGGCTCGTGCTGTCGATCGCGCGCAAGTACATGAACCGCGGCGTCGACCTGCCCGATCTCGTGCAGGACGGCAGCCTCGGCCTGATGCGCGCGATCGAGAAATTCGAATACCGGCGCGGGTTCAAGTTCTCGACCTATGCGACCTGGTGGATCCGTCAGGCGATCACGCGCGCGGTCGCGGATCGCGCACGCACGATCCGCGTGCCCGTGCACGTCGGCGACCAGTACCAGCGTGTGCAGCGGCATGCGCTGCGTTTTCGCCAGCGCACGGGCCGCCGGGCGACGCCGGCCGAACTCGCGGCCGAAACCGGCCTCGACGAGGACAAGCTGCGCGCGGTGCTCGCACTGCCTGCCGAGCCCGTGTCGCTCGACGCGCCGCTGCCTGACGCGGACACCGGCCTCGTGGAACTGATCGAGGACCAGGCATCGGCCAGCCCGTTCGAGCAACTGGCCGACACGCGCATGCGCGAATGCGTGAGGTCTCTGCTCCGGTCGGTTACGCCGGCCGAGGCCGACGTGTTGCGCCGGCGATTCGGCCTCGGCGGCACCGAGCCCGATACCTACGACGCAATCGCGCAGGACGCGGGCATGTCGCGCGAACGCGTGCGGCAGATCGAGAAACGGGCGCTCGCCGCGTTGCGCACGGCTGCCGAGGCCGAGAACGCGCAGTCGTTCCTCGACGCGTGA
- a CDS encoding helix-hairpin-helix domain-containing protein yields the protein MQTTASQTYEENRHIATCLREAAQRLADQGANPYRVAAYRASAETVDALDLDIRVLFESGGVDALGMLPEIGTGVAQAIAELLVTGRWRQLDRLCGDAERTSAFEAVPGIGHALALRIHDLLHIDTLEELERAARNGQLETISGVGPRRAAGIRTALDDVLSRRRRWQGHVQDAGPGTEPPVELLLYIDRLYRNKAAAGVLPTPGVVQRATAHRRPNADGYVPLPVMHMTKGGWHFTALCLHAAMRTPEASRPTDWVSLYFYDALQCEHQRTVFTETYGSLVGKRIVRGREQECRVYYAG from the coding sequence ATGCAGACGACCGCCAGCCAAACGTACGAGGAAAACCGCCATATCGCGACCTGCCTGCGCGAGGCGGCGCAACGGCTGGCTGACCAGGGCGCGAATCCGTACCGGGTCGCCGCGTACCGCGCGTCGGCCGAGACGGTCGATGCGCTCGACCTCGACATCCGTGTGCTGTTCGAGTCCGGCGGCGTCGATGCGCTCGGGATGCTGCCCGAGATCGGCACGGGTGTCGCCCAGGCGATTGCCGAGCTGCTGGTGACGGGGCGCTGGCGCCAGCTCGACCGGCTATGCGGCGACGCCGAACGCACCTCCGCATTCGAAGCGGTGCCGGGCATCGGCCACGCGCTCGCGCTGCGCATTCACGACCTGCTGCACATCGATACGCTCGAGGAGCTCGAGCGCGCGGCCCGCAACGGCCAGCTCGAGACGATCTCGGGCGTCGGCCCGCGGCGCGCGGCAGGCATCCGCACCGCGCTCGACGACGTGCTGAGCCGCCGCCGGCGCTGGCAGGGCCACGTGCAGGACGCCGGACCCGGCACGGAGCCCCCCGTCGAACTGCTGCTCTACATCGACCGCCTGTACCGCAACAAGGCCGCCGCCGGCGTGTTGCCGACGCCTGGCGTCGTGCAACGCGCCACCGCGCACCGGCGCCCGAACGCGGACGGCTACGTGCCGCTGCCCGTGATGCACATGACCAAGGGCGGCTGGCATTTCACCGCGCTGTGCCTGCATGCCGCGATGCGCACGCCGGAGGCGTCCCGCCCGACCGACTGGGTGTCGCTCTATTTCTACGACGCGCTGCAGTGCGAGCACCAGCGCACCGTCTTCACCGAAACGTACGGCTCGCTCGTCGGCAAGCGCATCGTGCGCGGGCGCGAGCAGGAATGTCGCGTGTACTACGCGGGATGA